One region of Juglans microcarpa x Juglans regia isolate MS1-56 chromosome 7S, Jm3101_v1.0, whole genome shotgun sequence genomic DNA includes:
- the LOC121240729 gene encoding cyclic dof factor 3-like has translation MSQVRDPAIKLFGRNIPVADSRIPSVSEQGSGSELQSPAIPLVTDIPSEIDNKKDTKNQNPLKENEAKVDHNPEEDRAAKNDASGQEKVLRKPNKVLPCPRCTSLETKFCYFNNYNVNQPRHFCKNCQRYWTAGGTIRSVPVGAGKRKNKPSEYHQVVVPSNVIPVTKADSLNSASDQHPSCLELPASLRLDKGTGAVLNISKDAPPCESMSTVLNLKEQKKNVEIWPLVSEESSEEPLSSGSSFTAATSHESESPGHCNSFNLTRPLLCYPFSQCARHWNPGSNALVFGPSSSISNTGHMGSSPMVPVPGFCEPTFPPLPVPYWGCMPSWDARKWNKQLVRSNGSPSVSSPTSNSSCSGNNSLILGKHSRDANSLAEETREQSLWVPKTLRVTHPEEAAKSSIWSTLGIEPDKDKSSIRGGIFKASQSKSNTNSHSSDADKVLKANPVAFCRCQSFQEST, from the exons ATGTCTCAAGTGAGAGATCCGGCCATTAAGCTTTTCGGGAGGAATATTCCGGTAGCTGACTCTCGGATTCCCTCGGTTTCCGAACAAGGCTCCGGCTCAGAACTTCAGTCTCCGGCAATTCCTTTAGTCACG gatattccttctgagatagataataaaaaagataccAAAAACCAAAATCCCTTAAAAGAGAATGAGGCCAAAGTAGATCATAATCCTGAGGAAGACCGAGCTGCTAAAAATGATGCAAGTGGCCAAGAGAAGGTTTTAAGGAAGCCAAACAAGGTTCTCCCTTGTCCTCGCTGCACTAGCCTGGAGACAAAGTTTTGCTATTTCAACAACTACAATGTAAACCAACCTAGACATTTTTGCAAGAATTGCCAGAGATATTGGACAGCTGGAGGAACAATTAGAAGTGTTCCTGTCGGGGCTGGAAAGCGCAAGAATAAGCCTTCAGAGTACCATCAAGTAGTGGTGCCATCTAATGTAATACCAGTCACCAAAGCAGACAGCCTTAACTCTGCTAGCGACCAGCATCCCTCATGTCTTGAACTTCCTGCCTCTTTAAGACTTGACAAAGGAACAGGAGCAGTTCTAAATATTAGCAAAGATGCTCCACCATGTGAATCCATGTCAACTGTGCTCAATctcaaagaacaaaagaaaaatgttgaaaTTTGGCCTTTGGTTTCTGAGGAGAGTAGCGAGGAGCCCTTATCATCTGGCTCTTCCTTCACAGCTGCTACTTCCCACGAAAGTGAATCTCCAGGACATTGCAACAGTTTCAATTTAACTCGTCCACTTCTGTGTTACCCTTTTTCCCAATGTGCACGCCATTGGAACCCAGGTTCGAATGCACTGGTGTTTGGACCTAGTAGTAGTATCTCTAATACTGGTCATATGGGTTCTTCGCCTATGGTGCCAGTTCCTGGCTTCTGTGAACCAACATTCCCACCTCTTCCTGTGCCATACTGGGGTTGCATGCCAAGCTGGGATGCCAGGAAGTGGAATAAACAGTTGGTCAGATCTAATGGCAGCCCTTCAGTTTCATCTCCTACTAGCAACAGCAGCTGTTCAGGTAATAACTCACTGATCTTGGGAAAGCATTCAAGGGATGCAAATTCACTGGCTGAAGAAACAAGGGAACAGAGCCTTTGGGTACCTAAGACACTGAGAGTTACTCATCCGGAAGAGGCTGCAAAGAGTTCCATATGGTCTACTTTGGGTATTGAGCCTGACAAGGACAAATCCAGCATCAGAGGTGGCATTTTTAAAGCTTCCCAATCCAAATCAAATACAAATTCTCATTCATCAGATGCTGATAAGGTCTTAAAAGCAAACCCAGTGGCTTTTTGTCGATGTCAATCATTTCAGGAAAGCACTTAA
- the LOC121241163 gene encoding phospholipid-transporting ATPase 1-like: protein MAPERPPLIPSPKTPSNQDLNTAPVLLDLAKSKSGRPESFSKMELENPVENSSSLESNFHSSSQRSIVSIQSKASAGNSIREVSFDSGSKPVRYGSRGADSEALSMSQKEISDEDARLIYVNDPAKTNERYEFAGNSIRTGKYSIITFLPRNLFEQFHRVAYIYFLVIAVLNQLPQLAVFGRGVSILPLAFVLLVTAVKDAYEDYRRHRSDRIENNRLANILVNDQFQQKKWKDIRVGEIIRIHANETLPCDMVLLSTSDPTGVAYVQTINLDGESNLKTRYAKQETLLKMPDEGKVKVSGLIKCEKPNRNIYGFHANMEIDGKKLSLGPSNIVLRGCQLKNTEWAFGVAVYAGRDTKAMLNSSGAPSKRSRLEIHMNSEIIILSIFLIALCLVVSVCALVWLLRHREELDYIPYYRKADFSEVEEKDYNYYGAGKETFFAFLMSVIVFQIMIPISLYISMELVRVGQAYFMIRDTQMYDETSNSRFQCRALNINEDLGQVKYVFSDKTGTLTENKMEFQCASIWGVDYSAGNSQIDQVEYCVQVEGKVLRPAMKVKTDPELLQLSRSGSGTKEGKHIHDFLLALAACNTIVPLVVDTSDPTVKMIDYQGESPDEQALVYAAAAYGFMLTERTSGHIVIDIQGERQRFNVLGLHEFDSDRKRMSVILGCPDKIVRVFVKGADTSMFSVVDKSLNMKVIRATEAHLHAYSSVGLRTLVVGMRELSASEFDLWHSSFEAASTSLIGRSALLRKVASSVENNLCILGASGIEDKLQQGVPEAIESLRTAGIKVWVLTGDKQETAISIGYSSKLLTSKMTQIIINSSSKESCRRSLEDAIVMCKNLVAVAGVANNIGRSSEAGSTPVALIIDGTSLVYILDSELEEQLFQLASYCSVVLCCRVAPLQKAGIVALVKNRTTDMTLAIGDGANDVSMIQMADVGVGISGQEGRQAVMASDFALGQFKFLVPLILVHGHWNYQRMGYMILYNFYRNSVLVFVLFWYVLFTSFSLTTAINEWSSVLYSIIYTSLPTIVVGILDKDLSRRTLLQYPQLYGAGQRQECYNRRLFWLTMFDSLWQSAAIFFIPFFAYWHSTIDISGIGDLWILGVVTLVNIHLAMDVFRWTWITHAVIWGSIIATVVCVVIIDVIPSLVGYWAIFHVAKRSTFWLCLLAIIIAGLIPRLVVKFLYQYYKPSDIQIAREAEKFGNLREFGATEIEMNPIPDPPER from the exons ATGGCTCCTGAGCGTCCTCCTTTGATCCCGTCTCCTAAAACTCCCAGTAACCAAGACCTGAATACTGCACCCGTCTTGTTAGATCTCGCTAAATCCAAATCTGGCCGGCCTGAATCGTTTTCCAAGATGGAACTAGAAAATCCAGTTGAAAACTCCTCTAGTCTGGAATCCAATTTCCACTCCTCATCCCAACGAAGTATTGTGTCCATTCAATCCAAGGCTTCAGCTGGAAACTCTATTAGGGAAGTGAGTTTTGACTCGGGATCGAAGCCCGTGAGATATGGGTCTAGAGGGGCTGATTCCGAAGCGCTTAGCATGTCCCAGAAAGAAATCAGTGACGAGGATGCAAGGTTGATTTATGTAAATGATCCTGCAAAGACAAATGAGAGGTATGAGTTTGCAGGAAATTCTATAAGGACTGGAAAGTATTCGATTATTACTTTTTTGCCGCGAAATCTGTTCGAACAGTTTCATAGAGTGGCGTACATATATTTCCTTGTGATTGCTGTTCTAAATCAGCTCCCCCAGCTGGCCGTTTTTGGCAGGGGAGTTTCAATCTTGCCATTAGCCTTTGTGCTTTTGGTTACAGCAGTGAAGGATGCATACGAGGACTATAGGCGGCACCGGTCGGACCGAATTGAGAACAACCGTTTGGCAAATATTTTGGTTAATGATCAGTTCCAACAAAAGAAATGGAAGGACATCCGAGTTGGTGAAATCATCAGAATTCATGCAAATGAAACACTTCCGTGTGATATGGTGCTGCTCTCGACCTCTGACCCAACTGGGGTCGCTTATGTGCAGACGATTAATTTGGATGGTGAGTCCAATTTGAAGACTCGCTATGCAAAACAAGAGACCCTCTTGAAGATGCCTGATGAAGGGAAAGTTAAAGTTAGTGGGTTGATCAAGTGTGAGAAACCAAATAGGAATATTTATGGGTTCCATGCAAACATGGAAATTGATGGGAAAAAGCTGTCGCTTGGACCCTCCAATATTGTCCTTCGAGGCTGTCAGCTGAAGAATACTGAGTGGGCCTTTGGGGTTGCCGTGTATGCTGGTCGTGACACCAAAGCTATGCTTAACAGCTCAGGAGCTCCATCTAAGAGGAGCCGGCTTGAAATCCATATGAACTCTGAGATCATCATACTCTCCATTTTTCTTATTGCTTTGTGTTTGGTTGTCTCTGTCTGCGCacttgtttggttgctgagacaCAGGGAAGAGTTGGATTACATACCCTATTACAGAAAGGCTGACTTCTCGGAGGTGGAGGAGAAAGACTATAACTATTATGGAGCGGGAAAGGAGACATTTTTCGCATTCCTCATGTCAGTTATTGTTTTCCAGATCATGATCCCCATTTCTCTCTACATTTCCATGGAGCTCGTCCGGGTTGGTCAGGCGTACTTCATGATCCGAGATACCCAAATGTATGATGAGACATCAAATTCGAGATTTCAGTGCAGAGCATTGAATATAAACGAAGATTTAGGACAGGTGAAGTATGTATTCTCAGATAAAACTGGCACACTTACAGAGAACAAGATGGAATTTCAATGTGCAAGTATATGGGGAGTAGATTATAGTGCTGGGAATTCACAAATTGATCAAGTTGAATACTGTGTTCAAG TGGAGGGAAAAGTTCTAAGGCCAGCAATGAAGGTAAAGACTGACCCGGAGCTCTTACAACTATCAAGAAGCGGAAGTGGCACAAAGGAAGGCAAACATATCCATGATTTCTTACTTGCATTGGCAGCCTGCAACACAATTGTGCCCCTTGTTGTAGACACATCTGATCCTACCGTGAAGATGATAGATTACCAAGGGGAGTCTCCTGATGAACAAGCATTGGTGTATGCTGCTGCTGCCTATGGTTTTATGCTTACAGAACGAACCTCTGGCCATATAGTAATTGATATTCAAGGAGAAAGGCAAAG GTTCAATGTTTTAGGCTTGCATGAGTTTGACAGTGACCGGAAGAGGATGTCAGTTATATTGGGGTGCCCCGACAAGATTGTGAGAGTCTTTGTAAAAGGTGCTGACACATCCATGTTTAGCGTGGTAGATAAATCTTTGAACATGAAAGTAATACGTGCAACTGAAGCCCACCTTCACGCTTACTCCTCAGTGGGTTTGAGAACACTTGTTGTTGGTATGCGGGAATTGAGTGCTTCGGAATTTGATCTATGGCATTCTTCCTTTGAGGCGGCGAGCACTTCTTTAATTGGTAGATCTGCTTTGCTTCGAAAGGTAGCTAGCAGTGTTGAAAACAATCTATGCATACTAGGTGCCTCCGGCATTGAAGATAAACTCCAACAAGGTGTGCCAGAGGCCATAGAATCTCTGAGAACAGCAGGGATCAAAGTATGGGTTTTGACTGGAGACAAGCAAGAAACTGCCATTTCAATTGGCTACTCCTCCAAGCTTCTGACAAGCAAGATGACCCAGATAATAATTAATAGCAGTTCTAAGGAGTCATGTAGGAGGAGTTTGGAAGATGCCATTGTCATGTGTAAGAATCTTGTGGCCGTTGCTGGAGTTGCAAACAATATTGGCAGAAGTTCTGAAGCTGGTTCAACACCAGTGGCCTTGATTATTGATGGTACCAGCCTTGTTTATATTCTTGACAGTGAACTCGAAGAACAG CTCTTCCAATTAGCCAGTTACTGTTCCGTTGTGCTATGTTGTCGAGTGGCTCCTTTGCAAAAAGCTGGAATCGTTGCCCTTGTGAAGAACAGAACTACTGATATGACACTTGCCATTGGCGATG GTGCCAATGACGTATCGATGATCCAAATGGCTGATGTTGGAGTTGGCATCAGTGGCCAAGAGGGTCGGCAAGCTGTAATGGCATCAGATTTTGCATTGGGGCAATTTAAATTCTTAGTTCCCCTTATTTTGGTCCATGGGCACTGGAATTACCAACGGATGGGCTACATGAtattatacaatttttacaGGAATTCTGTGTTGGTATTTGTTctattttg GTATGTGCTCTTTACTTCTTTCAGTTTGACAACTGCAATCAATGAATGGAGTAGTGTGTTGTATTCAATAATCTATACTTCACTGCCTACGATTGTTGTTGGAATTCTTGACAAGGATCTAAGTAGGAGGACTCTTCTACAGTATCCACAACTTTATGGGGCTGGGCAAAGACAAGAGTGCTACAATAGAAGGTTGTTTTGGTTAACAATGTTTGATTCATTGTGGCAAAGTGCAGCTATCTTCTTTATCCCTTTCTTTGCATATTGGCACAGCACCATTGACATATCAGGTATAGGAGATCTTTGGATACTTGGAGTGGTTACTTTGGTTAATATACACTTGGCCATGGACGTCTTTCGGTGGACTTGGATTACTCATGCAGTCATTTGGGGATCTATAATTGCGACTGTTGTTTGTGTTGTTATCATTGATGTTATACCCTCATTAGTTGGTTACTG GGCAATCTTCCATGTTGCAAAAAGGAGTACATTTTGGTTATGCTTGCTTGCAATCATCATAGCTGGCCTAATTCCTCGTTTGGTTGTAAAGTTTCTGTATCAATACTATAAACCCAGCGATATTCAGATTGCAAGGGAAGCTGAGAAATTTGGGAATCTGAGGGAGTTTGGAGCTACAGAAATAGAAATGAATCCTATCCCGGATCCTCCAGAAAGATAA